CGCTTCGCCTATCACGGTGTACTTCCACAACTATCTGCAGCGGCGGAAGCGACTGGCGGCGTGATGCCGTCTTCTTGGCGCCTGATTGAAACCGACGACCGCGCCGTACGGGAATTGGCTTCGACCTTAGCACTACCGGAACCGGTGGTGCGCGTGTTGTTCACCCGCGGTTTTTCGAAAGAGGACTCGATCGATCGGTTTCTTCGAAAATCGATGGCCGATTTGGAAAATCCCACGGTGCTGTCGGGAATGAAAGAAGCCGTGGGTCGCCTGGTCAAAGCGATTCGGAACCACGAAAAAATCTTGGTTCACGGGGATTTTGACGCGGACGGAATTACATCGACAGCTCTCCTCATTGCTTTTCTCCGGGACATCGGAGCGGACGTAACCCCTTTTATCCCGAACCGATTGCTCGAAGGACACGGGATATCTCGCCGGGCCATGGATCTCGCGAGTTCTTCGGGTGTTCGTTTGTTGATTACCTGCGATTGCGGAAGCTCGAACATCTCGGAAATCTCCGAGCTTGCGAAAGCCGGAATCGACACGATTGTGACCGACCATCACGAACCGCCGCAGGAGCTTCCTCCCGGACTGGTGATTGTAAATCCCAAACTGTCGCGCGGGAGCGGCGCGCAGGACGATCTTTCGGGCGTCGGCGTGGCGTTCATGTTGGCCGTTGCGCTGCGGGCCCGATTACGTGAGGAAGGGTACTTCGTGGATCGGACCGAACCGAATCTGAAAAACTATCTCGATATCGTTGCGTTGGGGACATTGGCGGACATGGCACCTCTCTGCGGTCAGAATCGGATTCTCGTATCCCACGGATTGGATCAGCTCCGCGTTTCGAGTCGCCCGGGAGTGGAAGCGATGCGAGAGAAGGCCGGCTTATCCCCATCCGCCGTAATCCATGCGGATGATGTCGGTTTTCGTTTAGCACCACGGATCAATGCCGCGGCTCGTCTGGGTCACGCGGATCAGGCGCTCGAACTTCTCTTAACGGATCGATTCGGGCGCGCCGAGGAATTGGCGGCCCAATTGGAAGCGTGGAATACGGAGCGCAAGGAACTTGAAACACGTATGACCCGTTTGGCGACCTTCGATGCAGAACGTCAGATCACCGAAGGAGCTAACGTTGTGATCGTTTCATCGGAAGACTTTCATCCGGGCGTGATCGGTCTGGTCGCGCAAAAACTTGCGCAAAGGTTCGGCATCCCCGCATTTGTTTTTTCACTGCAGGGCGACGAAGCAAAGGGTTCCGCGCGAAGTCGCTCGGGCGTCGATTTAGTGACCGCACTTCGCGGTTGCGCCTCCATCTTGGTTGGATTTGGCGGACATCGAGAAGCTGCGGGCTGTACGCTCGAGAGAAAACGTCTTCATGAATTTTCCCAACAATTCCGGCGAGAAGTGGCTCTGCAAGCGGTTTACGCAGCGCAGGAGATTCTAATTGACGCGGAGCTTAATTTGGGGCAGGTAAATGATAGGTTCCTTACGGATCTCAATCGGTTGCGTCCGTTTGGGATTGGAAATCCGGAGCCGGTCTTCCGTACTACGGCGAAGGTCCTGGGCACGCCGCGAGAGATGGGAAAAGACCACGTGCGGGTGACGTTGCACGATGGAGCGGGGCCGACATATTCGGCGATTGGTTTTGGAATGTACCGTTCGATCGGATCGTTCTTGAAAGGAACTGTCCAGGTGGTTTACACGCCGGAGGAGAACTTCTGGCAGGGACGTCGAGAGGTTCGAATCAAACTTCGAGACGTTCGAAGTGTCTGATGATCGTACGGTCGCGGTGTATAGGGCTTAGACAGTTTTGTGCGGAAAAATGGGGCGATATTAGTGGGTTAAAAATGGCTTCTAGGAACTGTGCAAAAATATGACAACAACGCGAGTAAAGAATTCATGCCTGGGCCCATGCCCCGGGGCCCTCACATCCGTAAGCACTTTGTTTGATTGGAAGTTGTCCACAGAGGAAACGATTGCGGCGTTTGGCACACATGTTGTGATTGCTGAAAGTCAGACGCCGCAAGGGGAGGAACAATGGAAATGGTTGCGGCGAAGCTAGGGGAGAAAGAGTCGAAATCTTCCCGGGAGACGGTGTTACGCGATTTCGTGAGGCTGTCGTGGAGGGCGACGCGCGGTTTGACGACAGTGGCGGAAGCGGAAGGGCGAGATCTGGTTCGGAAGATGACGGAGCTCGGCCGAGTTACACCGGAAGAGGGGGATCGGTTGCTCGGAACCCTGCTGAGCCGAATGCAGAGAAGCCAGGTCATTTTCGAACAACGAGTAGATTCGAGTGTTCGGAAGGCGATGGATCGGTTGAATGAACTTTCGACGCGGGAGCTGGGCCGTATGGGTGATCAAGCTTCCCGGCTCGAGAGGAGGTTGGAAGGATTAGCTCAGAAGAAGCGGGCCAAATAAGCAGTTAGCGTTCAGGGTCGAGTTCGGGGGGACGAGGCCTTGATCCGGGCGGAAGGATGGCGGGTTCGAAGGGGGGCATTCTTCGCGTCCTAAAAGAAGGGTGGTCGTTGAACCGCCCTTCTTTGTTGTCGTTCGTTTCAATCAATAGCAAGAATCAGGGAGATCGAAACCCAAGCCGAAATCCCCGGTGGTGCACGCGGCCGTTGTAAGATCGGTTCCGCACGCGGTCATATCCAGTTGATGGGTGCTGCAATATTCGCCCATGGCAGTTGTGCAGGTCGATTTGGATCCGAAAGACTGTGAACTCGCCGAGGGGTAATAGATTCTGCAGTTGCTTTCACAGTCGCATGTTTTGGTGCACACCGTCTCCGCATAATCGCCACATGAGAGCGATGTCGTCGTGGTGTCGTCGCCGCAACCAATTCCGCCCAAAATCATTAGACCGAAAGCCAACGTGCTTACGAAAAAGCCTCGCATTCGGTTAAACGTACCGGCCACCCGAACGAAAGCAAGAATTGTTCTAACCTCTATTTACAGAAAAATGCCTGGGCTCGTTTCTCAATCTCCGCCGGCGTCAGATCTTCCTTGTGAGTGCCCAGGGACCAGCGGTGCCCGAACGGATCTTCCAATTGACCGTATCGGTCTCCCCAAAACATGTCGGCGACGGGCATAATTGCTTTCGCTCCGGCATCGGCGGCGCGTTGAAACGCCTTGTCGACGTCTTTTACATATATAAAAAGGCCGACGGGCGTGCCGTTTAGACCTTGAGGGGATTTCTGCCCTCGATCCGGAGCTTCCTCTCCCATCATGACGATCGAATCGCCGATTTTGATCTCCGCGTGCATCAACGAGCCGCCCGGCCCGGGCATTCTCGTCAATTCTTCGGCTCCGAACGCCTTTTTATAAAACTCCAGCGCCTTCGCCGCGTTTCGGATGGTCAAATAAGGCGTGACGGCATGATATCCTTCCGGAATCCAGTTCGCTTTTTTCGCCATGATGTTTCTCCTGTGTTCGGAATGAAGATGGACTTATTCACCAACTCCGTCCGTGAGTCAATCGCGCAATTTTTGGTCCATGGCACGAAAGCGTAAGGCGCCGGCAATGTCGCACTCTGCTATAATCAGTCCATGCCGAAGAAACGCGTTCAAATGAGTCGTGTATTACGTCGGGGCCAAGAGGACGACGGCATGTTCGATCTTAGATTTTGGCAA
This portion of the Bdellovibrionota bacterium genome encodes:
- the recJ gene encoding single-stranded-DNA-specific exonuclease RecJ; translated protein: RFAYHGVLPQLSAAAEATGGVMPSSWRLIETDDRAVRELASTLALPEPVVRVLFTRGFSKEDSIDRFLRKSMADLENPTVLSGMKEAVGRLVKAIRNHEKILVHGDFDADGITSTALLIAFLRDIGADVTPFIPNRLLEGHGISRRAMDLASSSGVRLLITCDCGSSNISEISELAKAGIDTIVTDHHEPPQELPPGLVIVNPKLSRGSGAQDDLSGVGVAFMLAVALRARLREEGYFVDRTEPNLKNYLDIVALGTLADMAPLCGQNRILVSHGLDQLRVSSRPGVEAMREKAGLSPSAVIHADDVGFRLAPRINAAARLGHADQALELLLTDRFGRAEELAAQLEAWNTERKELETRMTRLATFDAERQITEGANVVIVSSEDFHPGVIGLVAQKLAQRFGIPAFVFSLQGDEAKGSARSRSGVDLVTALRGCASILVGFGGHREAAGCTLERKRLHEFSQQFRREVALQAVYAAQEILIDAELNLGQVNDRFLTDLNRLRPFGIGNPEPVFRTTAKVLGTPREMGKDHVRVTLHDGAGPTYSAIGFGMYRSIGSFLKGTVQVVYTPEENFWQGRREVRIKLRDVRSV
- a CDS encoding VOC family protein, whose product is MAKKANWIPEGYHAVTPYLTIRNAAKALEFYKKAFGAEELTRMPGPGGSLMHAEIKIGDSIVMMGEEAPDRGQKSPQGLNGTPVGLFIYVKDVDKAFQRAADAGAKAIMPVADMFWGDRYGQLEDPFGHRWSLGTHKEDLTPAEIEKRAQAFFCK